The Fictibacillus arsenicus genome contains a region encoding:
- a CDS encoding YitT family protein, with translation MKTIFFIIVGAILNAISLNMFLIPAKVYASGFTGVSQLISSLLENSAFPISTGILYLIFNIPVTILGWMKVGKSFTIYSFLSVIMITFFLEIIPITVVSTDILLNAVFGGVIAALGVGVTLKYGASTGGLDIIAMVLSRMKNKPIGGYFFILNGLIIMAAGFLFGWEKALYTLVALYVSSRVIDAVHTRHEKLTAMIVTKKGKEIQEAIHGRMVRGITIIPAKGAFSNHDKEMLMIVITRYELYDLELVLKEVDPNAFTNIIHTQGIYGFFRND, from the coding sequence ATGAAAACAATCTTTTTTATAATAGTAGGGGCAATATTAAACGCAATTTCACTGAATATGTTTTTGATTCCCGCAAAAGTATACGCAAGCGGATTTACCGGAGTATCCCAGCTTATTTCATCACTGCTTGAGAATTCGGCATTTCCTATCTCAACAGGTATTTTATATCTAATCTTTAATATTCCGGTTACGATTCTCGGCTGGATGAAAGTAGGGAAGTCGTTTACGATATACAGCTTCTTAAGCGTAATTATGATTACTTTTTTCTTAGAAATAATCCCTATTACAGTAGTATCAACAGATATCTTGCTAAATGCTGTTTTTGGCGGAGTAATCGCTGCATTAGGTGTCGGGGTTACATTAAAATACGGTGCATCAACCGGTGGATTAGACATCATTGCCATGGTTCTTTCGCGAATGAAGAACAAACCGATCGGCGGCTACTTTTTCATATTAAACGGATTGATCATTATGGCTGCAGGTTTCTTGTTCGGCTGGGAAAAGGCACTTTATACACTAGTTGCCCTCTATGTTTCTTCACGTGTGATTGACGCAGTACATACTCGTCATGAAAAGCTTACTGCGATGATCGTTACAAAGAAAGGGAAAGAGATTCAAGAAGCCATTCACGGCAGAATGGTGCGAGGGATAACAATCATTCCTGCAAAAGGAGCCTTCTCCAATCATGATAAAGAAATGCTCATGATTGTAATAACACGCTATGAACTATATGATTTAGAGCTGGTTCTAAAAGAAGTAGACCCTAATGCCTTTACGAATATCATTCATACTCAAGGCATCTATGGCTTCTTCCGCAACGACTAG
- a CDS encoding BsuPI-related putative proteinase inhibitor → MGRKLKQMFLTVITSLLIFSILSACSKNNEKKVKGNESVSSQLNPVLSVQQRNDGIDFLIALENQSNHTVTLKFDSSKMFDITVTDSTGKENFRHSKGKKYKQNTEKVQIKAGASHLWKAKWKISPEDRKAGIYKVKAVFNPSKVTPGSIKSENLVVTENLTLQSGLGDLKNNSFRNIHFTGTDGEYKVSGEARVFEASFAYLVTDGHEVFVENHAQTAEGAPAWAPFSFEIKIPEEDLPINGTLMLELFYYSPKDGEKTDVLAVPLETFR, encoded by the coding sequence TTGGGACGAAAATTAAAACAGATGTTCTTAACAGTTATTACATCATTACTCATATTTTCTATCCTATCTGCGTGCAGCAAAAATAATGAGAAGAAGGTTAAAGGGAATGAAAGCGTAAGTTCACAGCTTAATCCCGTATTATCTGTTCAACAGAGAAACGATGGAATCGATTTTTTAATAGCTTTAGAGAACCAAAGCAATCATACTGTAACTTTAAAATTCGACAGCTCTAAAATGTTTGATATTACGGTTACAGATTCAACAGGAAAAGAGAATTTCAGGCATTCGAAAGGGAAGAAGTATAAACAGAACACAGAGAAAGTGCAGATCAAAGCAGGAGCAAGCCATTTATGGAAAGCAAAGTGGAAGATTTCTCCAGAGGACAGAAAAGCTGGAATATACAAAGTAAAAGCGGTATTTAACCCGAGCAAAGTTACACCAGGATCTATTAAATCTGAAAATCTGGTTGTTACCGAGAACTTAACCTTACAATCAGGGCTTGGAGATTTAAAGAATAATTCTTTCAGGAATATCCACTTTACAGGGACAGATGGGGAATACAAAGTTTCTGGTGAAGCAAGAGTTTTTGAAGCTTCATTTGCATACTTAGTTACAGATGGCCATGAGGTTTTTGTTGAAAATCATGCACAAACTGCAGAAGGAGCACCTGCATGGGCGCCTTTTTCGTTCGAGATTAAGATCCCTGAGGAAGACCTGCCGATTAATGGTACATTGATGCTTGAACTGTTCTACTATAGTCCGAAAGACGGCGAGAAAACAGATGTATTGGCTGTTCCGCTAGAGACTTTTAGATAA
- a CDS encoding NifU N-terminal domain-containing protein — translation MAIEFSIQPTPNPNAIKFDASEKFLEGRLSARVGDDTDSPLAKALLSIDGVESIFGFENFITVNKTNDSDWNQLMPEIEKALNENA, via the coding sequence ATGGCAATTGAATTTTCGATCCAGCCTACACCAAATCCAAACGCAATTAAGTTTGATGCATCTGAAAAATTTCTAGAAGGAAGATTATCTGCACGTGTTGGTGACGATACGGATTCACCACTTGCAAAAGCACTGCTATCTATCGACGGTGTAGAATCAATCTTCGGCTTTGAAAACTTCATCACAGTTAACAAAACAAACGACAGTGACTGGAATCAGCTTATGCCTGAAATTGAAAAAGCTTTAAACGAGAATGCTTAA
- a CDS encoding GNAT family N-acetyltransferase, whose protein sequence is MKIYRVTNDAESHIIEEIAHLFIQQRTMDGEPEEHSRTLAGVKLALENPDKSGIIVAQEEDTIIGLAFFNLGISIRIGGPYLWLNELYVHEEYRNKGIARKLLLHLIYWAERDGIKSIELETGINNSVTKHLYNSLDFHDIISKRYAFNF, encoded by the coding sequence ATGAAAATATATCGAGTAACGAATGACGCAGAATCCCATATTATCGAAGAAATTGCGCACCTTTTTATACAGCAGCGCACAATGGACGGTGAACCTGAAGAACATTCCCGAACGCTTGCAGGTGTTAAGCTTGCGCTGGAAAACCCTGATAAGAGCGGGATTATTGTTGCTCAGGAAGAAGATACTATTATCGGACTTGCTTTTTTCAATTTGGGTATCAGCATTCGCATCGGTGGTCCTTATTTATGGCTTAATGAACTATATGTACATGAAGAGTACCGAAATAAGGGTATTGCCCGCAAACTGCTACTTCATTTAATCTATTGGGCCGAACGTGATGGTATTAAATCAATTGAATTAGAAACAGGAATCAATAACTCTGTAACGAAGCATCTGTATAACTCACTGGATTTTCATGATATCATCTCAAAGAGATACGCATTTAATTTTTAA
- a CDS encoding GDSL-type esterase/lipase family protein, which produces MKTLVCFGDSITSKEKSKDGSLRLTSRLRQELTEWVVMNAGIPAETTRAALVRLQDDVLRHQPDFVTILFGANDSSDHRLIPLKEYEKNLTYMVKKIGAKKVILISPAPVYEDKQKARTNERMKTYAQTVKKVAKHEGTAYVPLFEVLNEKDINKYVIEDGLHFNKYGYEELSKLIIKKINTLTAISYPKKQLSP; this is translated from the coding sequence ATGAAGACTCTTGTTTGTTTTGGGGACAGCATCACTTCCAAAGAAAAGAGTAAAGACGGTTCGCTGCGTCTGACCTCCCGATTAAGACAAGAATTAACAGAATGGGTAGTTATGAACGCTGGTATACCGGCGGAAACAACAAGGGCTGCCCTTGTCAGGCTGCAAGACGATGTTTTGAGACATCAGCCCGATTTTGTAACCATACTGTTTGGTGCAAATGATTCAAGTGACCACAGACTCATCCCTTTAAAAGAATACGAAAAAAACCTCACGTACATGGTAAAAAAAATCGGTGCAAAAAAAGTCATATTGATCAGTCCTGCACCTGTTTACGAAGATAAGCAAAAAGCAAGAACGAACGAAAGAATGAAAACATATGCCCAGACCGTTAAAAAGGTGGCAAAGCATGAGGGAACAGCATATGTACCTCTTTTTGAAGTACTTAACGAAAAGGATATCAATAAATATGTTATTGAAGATGGTCTCCATTTTAATAAGTACGGGTATGAAGAATTAAGTAAACTGATCATAAAAAAAATAAATACGCTGACCGCAATATCATATCCAAAAAAACAGCTTTCTCCATAA
- a CDS encoding DUF3813 domain-containing protein produces the protein MANKLFQMARNAVQQAVGKFQNSANEMMNNQNQTNSHTSHTNLSSHDMEVAQNALSSAMANSSDAERAQLAELQQELDAHSNHASTSQTGQPPSFSQATGLSLEDAQNLLEDDQNQNNLQ, from the coding sequence ATGGCAAATAAATTATTTCAAATGGCAAGAAATGCTGTTCAACAGGCTGTTGGAAAGTTTCAAAACTCAGCTAATGAGATGATGAATAACCAGAATCAGACGAACAGCCATACATCACATACGAACCTTTCGAGTCATGATATGGAAGTTGCTCAGAATGCTTTATCCTCAGCTATGGCGAATTCTTCTGATGCAGAACGTGCTCAGCTTGCTGAACTTCAGCAGGAACTTGATGCTCATTCAAATCATGCAAGTACTTCTCAAACAGGGCAGCCTCCATCCTTCTCTCAGGCGACAGGCTTAAGCTTAGAAGATGCGCAAAACCTTTTAGAGGACGATCAAAATCAAAATAACCTTCAGTAA
- a CDS encoding Cof-type HAD-IIB family hydrolase, with the protein MTQPYLIALDLDGTLLTDEKKIPRKTKALLFELIEKGHHVCISTGRPYRSSNMYYDELGLKTPIVNFNGAFVHHPHDAAFGIHHSPLELDVAQRIIKACETFKVKNIMVEVLDDVYLKKHDEVIVNTFIMNENPLQIGDLQKTLTEDPTAILVHPEDHHISELRKMLELEHAEVVDQRVWAAPWNIIEVIRSGINKATGLEKIAAYYNIPQERIVAFGDEDNDFEMIEYAGHGVAMGNAIDELKVRANYVTLTNEEEGIAHYLKNVLELV; encoded by the coding sequence GTGACACAACCATACTTAATCGCACTTGATCTTGATGGAACCTTATTGACAGATGAAAAGAAAATTCCCCGCAAGACAAAAGCATTGCTTTTTGAACTGATCGAAAAAGGCCACCATGTGTGTATTTCGACTGGCAGACCTTATCGTTCATCAAACATGTATTATGACGAGCTTGGATTAAAAACTCCTATCGTAAATTTTAACGGCGCTTTTGTTCACCATCCGCATGATGCTGCATTCGGTATTCACCATTCACCTTTGGAACTTGATGTCGCACAAAGAATTATTAAAGCATGCGAAACCTTTAAAGTAAAAAACATCATGGTAGAAGTACTTGACGATGTCTATTTAAAGAAACATGATGAAGTCATTGTTAATACCTTTATCATGAATGAAAATCCTCTTCAAATCGGAGATCTTCAAAAAACATTAACCGAAGACCCAACAGCAATCCTCGTTCATCCTGAAGACCACCACATCAGTGAGCTGAGAAAAATGCTGGAACTGGAGCATGCAGAAGTAGTTGATCAGCGTGTCTGGGCTGCTCCATGGAACATTATTGAAGTCATTCGTTCTGGCATTAATAAAGCAACTGGCCTTGAAAAAATTGCAGCTTATTACAACATACCTCAAGAACGAATTGTTGCGTTTGGGGATGAGGACAATGACTTTGAAATGATTGAATACGCAGGACATGGTGTAGCAATGGGCAATGCAATTGATGAGCTTAAAGTGCGTGCGAATTATGTTACGTTAACAAACGAAGAAGAAGGAATTGCACATTATTTGAAAAATGTATTGGAACTTGTATAG
- a CDS encoding prolyl oligopeptidase family serine peptidase encodes MVSIQNGTIGDIPFLMVEKEENKGMPLPLFIFIHGYTSAKEHNLHFAYTLAEKGLRVILPDALHHGERISPNPPKVMEYEFWNIVHQGIKDVDKIIDWANENNYVFDGEIAVGGTSMGAIITYGSLVNNQHINAGCALMGTPSHEDFARWQIERIERAGHKLPLSIEELDKSYELISKYDLVQNMDKLNNRPLFIWHSEVDAVIPYDFAKPFVNLLTENNQRSVYMNDKTSGHKVSRPAYLNAVEWIAQTIKAKKETV; translated from the coding sequence TTGGTCTCGATTCAAAATGGAACGATAGGGGATATCCCTTTTTTAATGGTTGAAAAAGAAGAAAATAAAGGAATGCCTCTGCCGCTCTTTATTTTTATACATGGATACACAAGTGCGAAAGAACATAATCTGCATTTTGCATATACACTTGCTGAAAAAGGGCTTCGTGTCATTTTGCCCGATGCTCTTCATCATGGTGAGCGTATTTCTCCCAATCCTCCAAAAGTCATGGAATATGAATTTTGGAACATTGTTCATCAAGGTATTAAAGATGTAGATAAAATCATCGATTGGGCGAACGAAAATAATTATGTTTTTGATGGAGAAATTGCAGTTGGCGGGACTTCAATGGGGGCAATCATTACGTATGGATCGCTTGTAAACAATCAGCATATTAACGCCGGATGTGCATTAATGGGAACTCCATCCCATGAAGATTTCGCCAGATGGCAAATTGAAAGAATCGAAAGAGCAGGGCATAAGCTTCCTCTTTCAATAGAAGAATTAGATAAGTCATATGAATTAATCAGCAAATATGACCTCGTTCAAAATATGGATAAACTAAATAACCGTCCGTTATTCATATGGCATAGTGAGGTAGATGCCGTGATTCCATATGATTTTGCAAAACCTTTCGTTAATCTTCTTACTGAAAATAACCAGAGATCGGTTTACATGAATGACAAGACATCTGGTCATAAAGTTTCGCGTCCTGCTTATTTGAATGCTGTTGAGTGGATCGCTCAAACTATTAAAGCAAAAAAAGAAACGGTGTAA
- a CDS encoding molybdopterin molybdotransferase MoeA, which yields MPVAKRNPIPVSEAINSIMNHIRVWGTEEVPLTECDNRILAQDLSASHDVPPFNRSPYDGFAINSKDTADASETQPVKLHVLETIGAGHVAANKVKSGTAIRIMTGAQIPDGADAVIMLELVKEMDESGKSFIEIKRTVKSNDNISFQGEDTKEGTKLAEAGTRITPGLIAVLATFGHHTVSVFKKPVVGILSTGTELLDVNEPLQPGKIRNSNAYMVAAQAKAMGAAVNLYQHREDDLDSLYENITECLKESDILITTGGVSVGDYDYLPAIYEKLGAEVLFNKIAMRPGSVTTVAVHKGKWLFGLSGNPSACFVGCELFVRPVVLSSMKVKKPHCKAVKAVLGADFPKPNPFTRFVRAVLTEEFDGNVVTPAGLDKSGSVSSLLAANSLIVLPGGTRGWEKGSEVGVLSWNGEGSEWPWDSPLFFKSSATKTAVKQQ from the coding sequence TTGCCTGTTGCTAAAAGAAATCCGATTCCTGTTTCAGAAGCAATAAATAGCATCATGAATCATATCCGTGTTTGGGGAACTGAAGAAGTCCCATTAACGGAATGTGACAATCGTATATTGGCACAAGACCTTTCTGCTTCGCATGATGTACCGCCTTTTAACCGTTCACCATATGATGGATTTGCTATTAATTCGAAAGACACAGCAGATGCATCAGAAACTCAACCTGTTAAACTTCATGTTTTAGAAACGATCGGTGCAGGTCATGTTGCAGCTAATAAGGTGAAAAGCGGAACTGCAATAAGGATCATGACTGGAGCACAGATACCTGATGGAGCAGATGCTGTAATCATGCTTGAACTTGTAAAAGAAATGGATGAAAGTGGAAAGTCCTTCATTGAAATTAAGCGTACCGTTAAATCAAATGATAATATTTCGTTTCAAGGCGAAGATACAAAAGAAGGAACAAAGCTTGCTGAAGCTGGCACTCGAATAACACCAGGTTTAATCGCAGTTCTTGCAACGTTCGGTCATCATACGGTCTCTGTTTTTAAAAAGCCTGTCGTGGGTATTTTATCTACAGGAACCGAATTGCTGGATGTAAATGAACCTTTGCAGCCCGGTAAAATCAGAAACAGCAATGCATATATGGTGGCCGCACAAGCCAAAGCAATGGGGGCAGCGGTGAATTTGTATCAACACAGGGAAGATGACTTGGATTCTTTATATGAGAATATTACAGAATGTCTTAAAGAATCCGATATCCTAATTACAACTGGTGGCGTATCTGTCGGCGATTACGACTATCTTCCAGCGATTTATGAAAAATTAGGGGCTGAAGTCTTATTTAATAAGATTGCAATGAGACCTGGAAGTGTTACAACAGTTGCTGTCCATAAAGGCAAATGGCTCTTTGGACTTTCAGGAAATCCTTCTGCATGCTTCGTTGGATGTGAGCTTTTTGTAAGACCTGTAGTATTATCAAGTATGAAAGTAAAGAAGCCGCATTGTAAAGCAGTTAAAGCTGTTCTTGGTGCTGACTTTCCAAAACCTAATCCTTTTACCCGTTTTGTTAGAGCCGTTTTGACGGAAGAGTTTGATGGAAACGTTGTTACACCCGCTGGTCTTGATAAATCAGGTTCGGTTTCTTCACTTTTGGCAGCTAACTCACTTATTGTGTTGCCTGGAGGAACAAGAGGCTGGGAAAAGGGAAGTGAGGTTGGCGTACTATCATGGAACGGTGAAGGGAGTGAGTGGCCATGGGATTCCCCGTTATTCTTCAAGTCGTCGGCTACCAAAACAGCGGTAAAACAACAGTAA
- the mobB gene encoding molybdopterin-guanine dinucleotide biosynthesis protein B, with product MGFPVILQVVGYQNSGKTTVITKLLKQLSQQRIKTAVIKHHGHEDTLDIQDPGKDTESHRNAGAFITGISSSGGTIFSMNHEMPLEKAIEIYKVLDIECVLIEGYKKIQYPRVLLCRNQNDSDFIIKSSEPVAIISEKQLKDGSSFPHFLRTEEDKWLKFLMDYIVSQLNEERAYHETV from the coding sequence ATGGGATTCCCCGTTATTCTTCAAGTCGTCGGCTACCAAAACAGCGGTAAAACAACAGTAATAACAAAACTGCTGAAGCAGCTATCGCAACAAAGGATAAAGACTGCTGTCATAAAGCATCACGGACATGAAGATACACTCGATATACAGGATCCTGGCAAGGATACTGAAAGTCACAGAAATGCAGGAGCTTTCATTACCGGAATCTCTTCTTCGGGAGGCACTATTTTTTCAATGAATCACGAAATGCCACTTGAAAAAGCAATTGAGATATATAAAGTATTGGATATAGAGTGTGTATTAATTGAAGGCTATAAAAAAATTCAATACCCTCGTGTCCTCCTCTGCCGTAATCAAAATGACAGTGATTTTATTATAAAATCCAGTGAGCCTGTTGCTATAATTAGCGAAAAACAACTAAAAGACGGCAGCAGTTTTCCACATTTTTTAAGAACAGAAGAAGACAAGTGGTTAAAATTTTTAATGGATTATATAGTAAGCCAGTTAAATGAGGAGAGAGCTTATCATGAAACTGTTTAA
- a CDS encoding molybdenum cofactor biosynthesis protein MoaE: MKLFNITNELINNQEVIDKVIHHNAGAVSVFIGTVREMTGEKQTRYLEYEAYVPMAEKQLEKIGDEIQEKWPSAKTAITHRIGTLQISDVAVTIAVSTPHRQDAFEASRYAIERIKEIVPIWKKEHYSDGEEWIGNQKGTEKYPEGRPERIEK, from the coding sequence ATGAAACTGTTTAATATCACGAATGAATTGATTAATAATCAGGAAGTTATTGATAAAGTGATTCATCATAACGCAGGTGCTGTTTCTGTTTTTATTGGTACGGTAAGGGAAATGACAGGAGAAAAGCAGACACGCTATTTGGAATATGAAGCATATGTACCTATGGCAGAAAAGCAGCTCGAAAAAATTGGGGATGAAATTCAAGAAAAGTGGCCGAGCGCAAAAACAGCAATTACGCACAGAATTGGAACCCTTCAAATCTCTGATGTTGCAGTTACGATTGCGGTTTCTACTCCTCACAGACAGGACGCTTTTGAAGCTAGCCGTTATGCGATCGAACGAATTAAAGAAATCGTACCAATCTGGAAAAAGGAACATTACTCAGATGGGGAAGAATGGATAGGCAATCAAAAAGGAACAGAAAAATATCCAGAAGGCCGCCCGGAAAGGATTGAGAAATAG
- the moaD gene encoding molybdopterin converting factor subunit 1, translating into MVQILLFASLAQQAGTRKISLELDTPVTIEQVRDHLQNQLGQLTGIENALIAVNEEYADLTVEITKGDTIAFIPPVSGG; encoded by the coding sequence ATGGTGCAAATTTTGCTGTTTGCAAGCCTCGCACAACAAGCGGGGACACGAAAAATATCTTTGGAGTTAGATACACCAGTTACAATTGAACAGGTTAGAGACCACCTTCAAAACCAGCTTGGACAACTTACCGGGATAGAAAATGCACTCATTGCTGTAAATGAAGAATATGCTGATTTAACAGTTGAAATAACAAAAGGCGATACAATAGCATTTATCCCTCCTGTAAGCGGAGGCTGA
- a CDS encoding HNH endonuclease — MEKGVCELCKRQPVDLTIHHLIPKEEGGRFSDTAQICIPCHKQVHFLYTNAELATLYPTVDSLKHAPEMKKFISWLRKQPATSLPRMKKSNRLKRRRK, encoded by the coding sequence ATGGAGAAAGGTGTTTGTGAACTTTGCAAAAGGCAGCCCGTTGATCTAACTATACATCATTTAATTCCTAAAGAAGAAGGCGGCCGTTTTTCAGATACCGCACAAATATGTATCCCGTGTCATAAACAGGTTCACTTTTTATATACAAATGCAGAACTTGCCACGCTTTATCCGACAGTGGATTCCTTAAAACATGCACCTGAAATGAAGAAGTTCATCAGCTGGTTAAGAAAACAACCCGCAACCTCATTGCCTCGTATGAAAAAATCAAATCGGCTTAAACGGAGGAGAAAATAA
- a CDS encoding YjzC family protein, translating into MGQHRHFTHGQKAPNNGIYVEIGETGSMVNDPRQIHLSAGDRFPETTNHNRVWTYKRKP; encoded by the coding sequence ATGGGGCAGCATAGGCATTTTACACACGGTCAAAAAGCACCAAATAACGGCATATATGTTGAGATTGGCGAGACTGGAAGCATGGTCAATGACCCTCGGCAAATTCATTTGTCAGCAGGTGACCGTTTTCCAGAAACAACAAATCACAACCGTGTATGGACATATAAGAGGAAACCCTAA
- a CDS encoding YjzD family protein — MRYIWTLIWSLLLSNMIFYVLVSMQGGTFDFVSASIFGVIFTVIISVIGELLPAKSEEI; from the coding sequence ATGCGTTATATTTGGACGTTAATCTGGTCTTTATTGTTAAGTAATATGATTTTTTATGTACTAGTCTCTATGCAAGGTGGAACATTCGATTTTGTAAGTGCATCGATCTTCGGCGTCATCTTTACAGTCATAATTTCAGTAATTGGGGAATTATTGCCAGCTAAAAGCGAAGAGATATAA
- a CDS encoding NAD-dependent epimerase/dehydratase family protein produces the protein MKKAFVTGAAGFIGFHLCSRLLDEEVDVVGIDMAESPDRIDYIARHAGFQYLPYDINDTDLQPYTKDCDVIFHLACSIKPAAPWANIEDEVQRHVSVLKKVASFANPQTKLIYVSSYDVYGKRQGEVIENSPKNPETLFGLIKLTEENMIKQLAEQNDFPFVIMRLPTVYGPGQPEHHTYQQVIAKDDNRQEQISKDTVTEDVLFVEDAAEALFLAGKAPAKNEIYNISSGKPNHWLEGLTELKAEKLTFTEKRKMRIKGEKAELELGFRAKTRIKEGIQKQIMHFKNKKSKPKSNEI, from the coding sequence ATGAAAAAGGCATTTGTTACTGGAGCAGCAGGGTTTATCGGTTTTCATTTGTGCAGCCGTTTGTTGGATGAAGAAGTTGATGTTGTCGGAATTGATATGGCAGAGTCACCAGACCGCATCGATTATATTGCACGCCATGCTGGTTTTCAATATCTGCCTTATGATATAAACGATACAGATCTGCAGCCATACACAAAAGACTGTGATGTTATCTTTCATCTTGCCTGCTCTATTAAACCTGCTGCACCGTGGGCAAATATTGAAGATGAAGTTCAAAGACATGTTTCCGTTCTTAAAAAAGTCGCTTCGTTTGCCAACCCGCAAACAAAGCTCATATATGTTTCTTCATATGATGTCTATGGAAAGAGGCAAGGAGAAGTAATCGAAAATTCTCCAAAGAATCCTGAAACACTTTTTGGTCTTATTAAATTAACAGAAGAAAATATGATAAAACAATTGGCAGAACAAAATGATTTTCCATTTGTCATTATGCGTTTGCCAACCGTATATGGACCAGGACAACCGGAGCATCACACCTATCAGCAAGTGATAGCCAAAGATGATAATAGACAAGAGCAAATATCAAAAGATACAGTTACTGAAGATGTTTTATTTGTAGAGGACGCTGCAGAAGCATTATTTTTAGCTGGTAAAGCTCCCGCCAAAAATGAAATTTACAATATTTCAAGCGGAAAACCAAACCATTGGCTCGAGGGCCTTACAGAATTAAAAGCCGAAAAGCTGACTTTCACAGAGAAAAGGAAAATGCGCATTAAGGGAGAGAAAGCTGAGCTTGAGCTCGGCTTTCGAGCAAAGACAAGGATCAAAGAAGGCATACAAAAACAGATCATGCATTTTAAAAACAAGAAGTCAAAGCCAAAATCAAATGAAATCTAA
- a CDS encoding ComZ family protein, with amino-acid sequence MMNNELNMKFMQIAMSHMPEAKAFLEQKGIELGMEDIQPMLQLLMNVMNDAYELGKEENI; translated from the coding sequence ATGATGAACAACGAACTTAACATGAAATTTATGCAGATTGCGATGTCTCATATGCCAGAGGCAAAAGCATTTTTAGAGCAAAAAGGCATTGAGCTGGGAATGGAAGATATTCAGCCGATGCTTCAGCTTTTAATGAACGTAATGAATGACGCATATGAACTCGGAAAAGAAGAAAACATATAA
- a CDS encoding YppG family protein codes for MHNPLHQQQPMYPPQFPGRYPIGHGQQQPLHMRQGIPPQSFGGPGFRGMPAPFQQPFPPRPFLHSFRTQEGSLDYNKIFAVIDQSVKVAQQISPIFSAFKKK; via the coding sequence ATGCACAATCCTCTGCATCAACAACAGCCAATGTATCCTCCGCAGTTTCCTGGACGTTATCCAATCGGCCACGGCCAGCAGCAGCCCCTTCATATGAGACAGGGAATTCCTCCTCAATCCTTTGGAGGGCCTGGATTTAGAGGAATGCCTGCACCGTTTCAGCAGCCGTTTCCACCGCGTCCATTTTTACATTCTTTCAGAACGCAGGAAGGATCTCTGGACTACAATAAAATTTTTGCCGTGATTGATCAATCTGTAAAAGTTGCACAGCAGATATCCCCAATTTTCTCTGCGTTTAAAAAGAAGTAA